ACAAACGTATAATTTTCGTTCCGGTTTTACTCAAGGCTTCCGGAGTTTTTAGGAGCGCTCTCGTGTCCTCATATTCGGCGACACCCAATAGGATTCTACAAAGATCGATCAAAGGGCGGTTGGAAATTACCGGAAGAATTTGGAGAGAATCCTTGTCCAAGGTCGGCCATTCCTCTTCAAACGAAAAAGAATTCTCGGAGTCCCAGAGAATCTTGGCGACGGATTCAAAATTAGAATTTTCTGATAGATCGGTAGCATTCCGACCACGGTAATATATCGCGTTTTCTTCGATCAAACTGATCGAAGACTCGAGGACCGGTTGACCAAAACTCAAAGCCGCCCTCGCGGTTTTTCCCGGATTTTGTTTTTCCTCTCTTTGAAGTAAAATACGATCGATCTCTTCTCTTCTATACCGTTTGCTACGATCCTTTGAACCGCTCGATTCTGAATGAAGGATTCCGCGACTGACATAGGCGTAGATCGTTTCGACTTCCACACCCAATTCCTGGGCCGCCTCAAACGCTGATAAAAACGATTTTTTTGAGGAAGGTTTCATACATTGACTATGAAATCAATATTGATTAATTTTTGTCAATCCTGTAAACTCAAGGTCGTAAGGAATTCAATATGAATACAATGGATCTTTTCGAAGAAAGTAAATACAGCCCCGGCCTGGAAGGAATTCCCGCCGTAAAGACTCGAATTTCCAAGGTGGACGGAATCCACGGTAAACTCGTAATCGCGGGATATCCCATAGAGGAATTCGCGGAAAAAATCGATTTTGAAGAAACGTTTTTTCTTCTCTTAGAAGACAAACTTCCAAACGCCGAACAAAAAAAAAGGATCATAGACGATCTTATTAACGCGAGAAGATTTTCTCATGTTCAGAGAAACATCTTAGAAAGTGCCGTTTCCGAAAACGCATCCATCATAGAATGTCTCCGAATCGGAGCCGCGTCTTTATCCTTAGGAAAACCCTTCACTTCGAGTGAAGAGGAAAGTTATGCGGTCGTTGCTACCTTACCCTTAATCGTCGCCTGGGTATATCGTCTCAAAAAAGGATTGAATCCGATTCTTCCCAATCCGGAGCTAAGTCTTGCAGCCAACTTTCTTTCTATGCTAGGAATTACTCCGAATCCTAAAAAGATAAAGGCTCTCAATACATACTGGAACACCGTAGCCGATCACGGACTCAATGCGTCCACGTTTACGGCAAGAGTGATCGCTTCCACTCAGTCGGATATGATTTCCGCTGCGACCGGCGCGATCGGAGCTCTAAAAGGACCGCTTCACGGAGGTGCTCCGGGACCTGCCTTAGATATGGTCTTTGAAATTGGAACCCCCACCGCAGCCGAAGAATACCTCAGACATAAAATGGAAAAGGGAGAAAGGCTGATGGGCTTTGGTCATCGTATCTATAAGGTGCGGGATCCAAGAGCGGACGTCTTAGCCTCCGCATCAAAAGAACTCTACGAACTTCCGGAATTGATAAACTTTTATTCTTTGGCGATGTATGTCGAAAAAACTGCACTTCGTTTATTAAAAGAATACAAACCCGATCGAACTCTGCATACAAACGTGGAATTTTATACCGCGCTTTTACTACACGGCCTCGATCTTCCAACGGATCTTTTCACTCCCGTTTTTGCGATCGGAAGAGCTTCGGGATGGATGGCACATTGTCTGGAACAAAAAAAGGAAAGAATTTTAAGACCGGATGCGATTTATATCGGCGCCGAAGACAAACACTGGAGATAACTTGTTTCCAAAACTTGAAAAGAAAGGAATATAATACAAAATGCAAGTTCCCTATTCTATCATCCATTTAGATCGATCTCAAAAAATGAGAAACTTGAAAAACTGAATCTATGAGCCTAATCCAAGTTGCAATTCTGATTTGTCTGATCGAAGCGGGGATCGCTTTTGTTTCTTTTTTTCTCCACGGTTTCACCGCGGAAGGATTTCAAATTCTTGCTCGTTTCTCGGGAAGGTATTCTCTTTTGACGTTTTTATTCTGGATGGCTTTTGCAAACGAAAAGGTCTTACGGAGAATTCTTTCCAAAAGGCCTTTCTGTGCATTTGCGATCGTTCATGGAATCCACTTGATGTTCGTTTTCGCGTATCTTTCTGTTTCCGGAAAAACGCCCGTGTTTTCCCGTCTGATCCTGGGAATGATCACCTATGGGATTATCTTTCTCGGACCGTGGTTGGAAACTTTTCTTTTGCGAAAAGAAAATCGTAAATTCATACTATTAAAACGAATCTACTTTTTGTATCTTTGGATTTTCTTTTTATTTTTTCTGCTTCCAAAGACGTTAAAAGCGAGTGGAATTCTGGAAGCATACGACCTGTATATTTTAATGGCTTTGATTCTTTTGACGCTTCCGCTTTGGATCTTGAGGGAGTTCAAAGTCAAAAAGGCAATCTGATTCGTAAATTCTATTTTTAGAATATTCGAAAGACTGTATTCTTTGTGAATGATTAGAATTAAAATCTCACCTCAAGAATGTTATACTTTCCTGAACGGTAAAAAAGCTTCAAACAAGAAAGATCAACCTTCCTACGTTTATCGGACCAAAGGTTTCAACGTATTATGAAAAGCACGGATCGACCAATTTTCATCGGAGTTTGTGAGTATCATAGAAATGGTCGAATCGGTTTTCCCTACCAAGGGGCCGCTGGGACAATCTAAGCTCGCCTTAGCGTGAACCAAAATCGTATTCAAGTCGATTTGATTGGCTTGGAGCAATTCCAATTTAATTTTACTGTCTTTATAGATCGTATCGAAGATTGCCTGATGTCCGTTGGCAACCGCCGCATCGGAATAATGTAAATCGCCACGAATGTCCACATAGTCGGAATTTTTTGCGAATGGTTTTCCAAACTCTTCGCCGTTTGCACGATTCCATGCAGATTCTAAGGTTCGGATGATGTTTGTGGTGATTTCTTTGATTTCCATTTTCCGAATGAAAACAAAAGAAAACTCGTTTGCAAGAAGAATTCAAAAGATGCAAAGACTGATTCCAACAAATCAAATTTCTCTATTATAATATAGCTTCTGATTCTTCTTTAGCAACTTCTAGATGATAGCGTTCCAATTTCGAATCTATTCAGAATGAAAGAGAAGACTGGAAATTTCTTTTTCGGAAAGAACGCGTTATTCGTCTTTAGAGGACTGAAAGAGTTCCTGACAAGAAGGAATCCCTCCTCCTTCCATTTCCTCACAGGGGACCTTGAGAAGATCTTCCATACATATCTTTACCTTAGCGATCTGCTTATCGGTCACCTTCTCGTATTCGTCCGGAAGAATGTTCTGGTCTTTTTGTTCTTCCATACACTGATCCACGGAGTAAGCTGAATTCTCCGAAGTCTTTTCGGAAGCGGGCAGAGTTTCGAGATAACGACTCGCGCATTCCGCAGTTTTAGTACAAAGACGTGTGAAGTAGTCCTTACTGAGCTTTTGGACTTCTTCCTTGGAAATGGACGGACCTTTTCTGCAAGTCCAGAGGATCAGAGGAATCGATACGAGGATAAGAAAAGTTCTCAAACGAGATAGGTTCATTTTAGTTTTGTAAGAATCAGTCGGTTTCCCTCTGGCAGAGATTGGTCCAAGTAAAAATGATCCGTAAGTTTTTTTACGAGATAAAGACCGATTCCTTCCTCCCTATAATCATTGGGTTCATAACCTCTGATTTCGGAAAGATTTTTCTGACTTCCAAAGTCACGAATTCGAATTTCCATTCGATTGTCGTAAAGATTGATTTCTAAAAAGATAGGGAGATTTTTTTTTCCGCCGTAGGAATGTTTGATGACATTGAGTAGGCATTCCCCTACCGCGAGTTTTAAGTCCGCGGAATCGCTCGCCGTAAACCCATTCTCAAAAGCTAAATTATAAACTAAACTTCGGATGATCGAAAGATAACGTGGATGAGAAGGAATCTGCATTCGAAACAGATTCTCATATTCTTTCTTTTTGCCTGAGTCCATTTCGATTTGATTTCAACGGAAAGAAGAATCGGTTCCGATTTCTAAAAACCGGAACCTCGACTTTTATCCTCTCGGGTGAAATTTTTTATGAACTTCTTTCAGGGTCTTATTCGCCATGTGCGTATAAATCTGAGTGGTCGAAATATCGATGTGACCCAAAAGTTCCTGAACGGATTTGAGATCCGCGTGATTTTCCAAAAGGTGAGTCGCAAAGGAGTGTCTCAGCGTATGAGGAGTCACCTTTTTTGCAATAGTCGTACGTTTGATATAGTGATTGAGAAGTCTCCAGACTGATTTGCGATTGATATAAGAACCTTTTTTAGAAACAAAAAGGTATTCGCAGTTTCTGGCTTTTAATATAAAAGGTCGGCTTTGTTTTAGATAACGATTCAGGATGTCCAAGGACTTTTCGCCGAAAGGAACCAGTCTTTGGCGACCGCCCTTCCCTTCCACCGTGAGGGTCATTCCTTCGAGATCCATATCCGTGAGTTTTAGATTGCAGGCTTCCGAAATTCGAAGTCCGGAAGAATAGAGTAATTCAAAAATGCACTTGTCTCGAAGTTCGTAGAGATTGTCTTCTCGGATGGTATCAAAGAGTTCGTCGATTTCTTCCTGAGTCAGATAATCAGGAATGCTGCGCATTACTTCGGGAGTTTCAATTTTTTCAGTCGGGTTGGTATCGAGTTTTTTTTCGTCCTTTAGGAACTTGTAAAACTGTCGAATCGCGACCACTTCTCTTGCAATCGTTTTGGAGCTGATCTTACGATCCTTTTCCTCGTTTAAAAACCGCATGATGTCATTCGCCTGAACTTCAAGGAAATCGATGTGTTCCTTTTCCAGAAAGTTCTTAAACTTATTCAAATCGTAACCATAGGAGTAGATCGAGTTGTCGCTTAATCCTTTTTCTACGGAGAGATATTCCTGGAAATTTTGAAGTAGGTTGTTATGTGAAGATGTCACTGTTTTTAGTCCCGTCTGAAATGTTTAACAAGTACTAAATCCTTCGGACGTTTCCTCTCAGGAGAATTAAACTTTTTTATGTTGCCTTAAGGGTTTATTGGAAAATTCTAAACGAAACCCCGGACAAAACCGGTCTAAAGATTCTTTTTTTCTAAACGTGAGAGTAAAAACTTCTGTATTTATGAGACTAAATATCCGATACGTTTCATTCTCTTTTTTCCTCTTCTCTTTTCTTTTCTGCTCTTCCAGCGAGGATATGATCTGGGACGCAAGAGATTCCCTTTCTAAGGGAAATACGGCCGAGGCGATGCGCCTCTACGAACTCGTTCTAAAAAAAAATCCGAGTCATCTTGAGGCAAATCGCACTCTGGGAATGATTCTCGCGGACAGCGGCCTTGCTCTCAATTCGGCGGCATTTTATCTGGAAAAAGCCGAGGCCGTTCTACCGGGAGATTCTTCCCTATTACTCTATCTCTTAGAAATCCATTTACAAGAAAAAGATAAGGATAAGGTGAAGGGAATCCTGGAAAAATTCTCAAAAGCAAAAGATAGGGACATGGAAGCTTATGCAATATTTTTAAAAGATTGCCTTTTGGATCGAAAAAAAAATCTCTCGGAGTTCAACCGACTTCGAAACAGCGGAATTCCGGCCCTTCTTCCACCCGCGAGAAGAATGTTTTTAAAATGTGAAGTTTCAGTTTATACGATTCCCTCTCCATGAAATCATTTCCGTATCTTAAAATAGTTATTCTTCTGATCGTCTGTGTATTGTTAGGTGAAGTTCTCATGAGAATGTTTCCTCCGTCCGGTCTCGTCTATAGACTCAGGGACAAACAGGTGCATTGTATCGAAGAAAGGGAGATTCCCGAAATTCTTCTCTGTAGGAATTCGGATACGATTCTTCCCCATCCGGCGGGTTTTACGTTTCGTGTTCGTGTAAACTCGGACGCGGAAAGAATCGTCTCGGAAGAAAAAATCATCCCTGGATCCAAACCCGAAGTCTGGTTGATGGGTGATTCGATTGCTTACGGCTTTGGACAAAACGATGAAGATACAATCGCTTGGAAATTGCAAGGCGCTCTGAAAGAAAAAGGAATCCAGGTGAGAAATCTGGGAGTTGATTCTCTCGGCACCGGAGGAATCCAAAGAAGAATGGAGAGAACTCTCGGCTGCGAGGATTCTTCCTTGGAAAAAGGTTGTCATCCTCCGAAGGCCGCGTTCTGGATCTATCACCCTTCCGATTTACAGGACGTTCACAGAGAATTCTATCTTCGAAATTCCTTTTCCGGAAGAATGTTATTTCGAGGTTCGGTTTTTTTATCCAGATACAGCGCACTCTACAATTATTCTAAGATTCAGAGCGAGAATCGAAGACTGGAGAAGTTACGCGCTCTTGGTCCCGAGGTTATTCCCGAAACGCTTTCCGATTATTCGGACGATCATCCTTCCTTCAAAGAGATGCGAAAGTTTTTCGAGGCCTGTAAGAAGGAAAAAATTCTTCTCACCGTTTTACTTTATCCGAATGGAACACATTCTCTGACTCCTCTTCCATCTACGCCGCTTTTAGATCAGATCGGTAGGATCGCGAAAGAAGAAGGGATTCCCGTTTTGGACACAAGGCCCGATTTTTTAAGATCTTACAACGAGAAGAAAACGGACTTCTATCTCAAAAACGACGGTCATCCGAACGCGGTAGCCGCTGAGTTGATCGCAAAGCGGATCTTAGAAAGAATCAAATAAGAAAGTTTTTTGGATTTTTTTATTAGAAACTGATGTTTCTGAAATCTGCCCTGGAACCGTTTTAGGTATGGGCGTATTATTGATCCATTCCGGACCTCCTATCCAATCGACTCTTCAAGAAAATCAAACGAACGTCGTCACTCTGTTGATACCGGAATCGACTTTGTTACTTTATTCCGAAAAAGAGGGACGAAACCTTCCCAAAAGAATACCTTATCTTTTAAGACGTTATGCGAAATTCTTAACCGCCAGCCCAAGGCTGGGTAAGAATGCAGGTAATACGTTGTATCAGAATGCCTGCGGTTTGAAAAAGATGAAAAGAAGGAATGTCCGGATAGGCACTGGGAGCTGGGCTTTGCTAGGAGCTCTTGCACAAGCCCATGGAGTATCCCGTTGTTTTCTTTTTAATTATCTGCTGTGGTTGGATCGGGCCGAAGTTGGGGATTCTATTGTGAGAACGATGAATGAGGGAGGTCCTACATTTCACGAGAATTACAGTTATATCCTCCACCTCGATCTTCTCAAAAATAAAATTTCACGCATACTCAAATGCGTTCCCGAAGACTATTTTTATGTTTTAGATTATCGAGACTGGTTTCCTTCCTAAATTCATATAAAAAAAATTGAATATTATCTTAGATCCGATTCATCCTTAAACACAAGGAGGGAATCTTACGCCTATTCATCTCGATTTCTTTTGAAAGAAACGAGATCGGGTTAGAATTGAAAGTAAAGGAAAGGTTGGCTCACCGTAACGCTATAAAGAATAAACCCGACCAACACCATCATCCCCGAAAGAGGATAGACGACCCAAGGTTCGTCTTGGATTTTTTCCATCCAAGCCTGTCTCTTCTCTTGTAGATAGTCCGAGCCAAACAAAACCAGAACCGCCAGTAAAACCGCAACCGGGATTCTCAAACTCTGGCCGCTCTCAAAAGAGAAACTCCGCTTCACGATCGCAAAGGCAAGATCCAAACTAGTCTCATATCCGTATTCAGGTGAAGGTTTTGCCCGAAAGAAAAACATAGAAAAGGAAAAGATAAAGAACGGATACGCATACTTGATCCATTCCGGAATCTTATCCCAACCTCGTTTGAGAATCGAAAAAGAAAAGATAAATCTTTCAAAGACCATCACGCTTGCGTGACAAGCTCCCCAAATAATAAAATTCCAATCGGCTCCGTGCCAGAGTCCGCTCACAAACGTCGTGATAAATACATTGAAATACGCACGAAGAACACTCACTCGATTTCCGCCGAGAGAAATGTAAATATAATCGCGAAGCCAAGAAGAAAAGGATATATGCCATCTCCTCCAAAACTCGGTTACTGTCTGAGAAAGAAAGGGTCTCGTAAAGTTTTCCGGAATTCTATAACCCATAATTCTTCCGGTTCCGATCGCGACATCCGAATAGCCGGAGAAGTCACAATAGATCTGAAAGGAAAACAGGAAAGAAGTGATCAATAAAGAAAGTGAATCGTAAGCTCCTGGATTTGTAAAAACGGGATCGACCGTCAAAGAAATCGGATCGGCCACAAAGGTTTTTTTAAAAAGTCCCCAGGCAAGTTGACGCACACCCGGAAGAAGATTTTCCTTTCTATAAGTATAATTCTCCAAAAACTGATGGAGCATATCCTGAGCGCGAATGATCGGACCAGCCACAAGCTGAGGAAAAAAGGAAAGAAAGAGCGCGAACTGAAAAAGACTTCTCGCTTGTGGAACCGTTCCGCGATAGACGTCCACCGCATAAGAAATCGCTTGCAGAGTAAAAAATGAAATTCCCATCGGAAGCATCGCCCCCGTAAGAGAAACATACATCGGATCGCAAGGCGCGGAGTTCGTAAATACGTTCCAAGCGTGCAAAGAGAAATCCATGTATTTGAACATATACAATAAGAGCAGGTTTCCCCAAACCGCGACGTTCAAATAGGTAAGTTTCCAAAACTTGGAAGTTGTAGATTCCATTCCCTTTACGGCAAAGTATGTTAAAACAATCGAATATATTAAAAGTAGAATGAATGGAATCTTAAAGATCGCGTAAAAATACAAACTCGCGACCAAAAGCCAAAATCTCTGAAATCTAGCGGGAAGCCAAAAATATACAAGAATGACTACGGGAGCAAAAATGAGATATTGAACCGAGTTAAAGAGCATTCTTTTCTAATTCCTTGAGTTGTTTTACAACCGCTCTTTTCGCCCAGTTGTTCCCCGGAACGGTTAGATGCCCGTCTTCCGGAATAAAATAATCGCGGATCCCGGAGAATTTTTTTCCTCTCGGAGTATCGATCACTTCTCCGCACATCTCGGAAGTTTCTCTCCGAAGTTTGAGTGTGGGAACTCCTCTTTTTTCGAAATAACCGGCCGCGCGAAGCGCGTAGTTTTCCAGAGGATGATACTTCCCTTGATTTCTACAAAAAATCTCTTCCACCTGTATCGGCATCAAAACTACGATCAAACGAATTCCCTGAGAGCGGGTATATTCAATCATTTCATCATAGGCTCTTTGTGTAATCTTAGGAAGTGGTTCTAAAGAATTTAGAGCAGGTTCCCCGTCCTGACAGGAAAAATAATCCGGGATCGCTTCGGGACAAAATTGTTTTTTGTATTCTTCCTGCGACATCGTTCCCGGCGTAGGAACTACAACTACTACATTCTTCTTTTCTAATGTTTCTAAAGAAGAATCGGGAGCGCAGTTTTCTTTTGGCGAAGTTCGAAAAAAAGAATACTTCATGTAACGGACCGGAGTTTGATCCGGAGTTGATTCCGAAGAAAGTCCTGTGGAATTCCATTCCGTCCTTAACTTAAAGGAAGTAAATGCGTATTGAACCTTGAGCTGTTCAAGCGCGAGTTTTAACGCCTGTAAGGTGTAGGAAGCACGGGAAAGTTCGAACTGAATCTGAAAGTTTCTATTGAAAGACGGATCCTTATCTCGGATCTCATCCACTTCGTCGTCGGAAAGCATTCCTTTCGCTCGAAGTTCTTCCGGAATCGTAAAGTCGTTTGCGGAAACAAAGAAAAGAACCTCTTTGAGATTCTTTAACTTCGGTGCCATGTCCTTCAATCTTCGAACCGCGCCCAAAGAACCGTAGGCATCTACCGCCAAATTCATCGATTGTCTTGGGCCGCCTCTTAGTTCGATTCCATTCAATTGATTGCAAAACGTATCCTCGTCTCCGACTCCAAAACCCATCACAAGACTGTCTCCAAGACAAGCGAGCTTTGATTTTTCCGGGTCCGGTTCTTCTAAACCTCTCATTCCCAGAGAATTGGTTCGAAACCTTCCCTCCCATTTCCCCGCAAAGTGACGGATGTAAATGTCTTTGTTCGGAGCAAGATCCACGTAATAAATCGGATTGTATCGGTGTAAGACCTTTTGATCTCGATAATACTGAAGAGAAGGAGCTTGGAGAACATTGAGAAGAATCTCGGTTCCTAAAAAGATGATGACGAAGAAGGCAAGCACGCGTCCTGCCAAGGAGAAGGATCCTTTCATGGATAGAGGAAAGGTTGGAATATAAGGGTTCACTGGCAAGCGAATTCTCCCTTTTTCACCTCCTTCGCGAAGTTCGAATCTTCTTCCTTGGTTGAAAAATACAGAAAATTCTCTGTCAAAAAGAGGACCTACTTTACAACATGGGAGTCTAAAAAAAGATCAAGTTTAGAATCATTCTAATTCGAGGAAATCATGGCCCACAAAATCGTCATCATTGGATCCGGACCCGCAGGTCACACAGCAGCAATCTACGCCGCAAGAGCAAATCTAAACCCCGTTATGTACGAAGGTTTTATGGCCGGGGGAATCGCGGCCGGAGGACAACTTACGACAACGACCGAAGTGGAAAACTTTCCGGGTTTTCCGGAAGGAATCGACGGGACAAAGTTGACTGAGCTCTTTCGAGAACAATCCGTTAAATACGGAACGAAAATTTTTACGCAGACGATCACGAAAGTGGATTTCTCTTCCCGACCTTTCAAACTTTGGTCCGACGACGAACTGATCGAAGCGGAAGCCGTGATCATCGCAACGGGCGCGACCGCAAAAAGAATGCACGTGAACGGAGAAGACACCTATTGGCAGAGAGGAATTTCTGCGTGCGCCGTCTGCGACGGCGCCCTTCCGATTTATAGAAACAAGGAACTCGTCGTTGTCGGCGGCGGAGATTCTGCGGTGGAAGAAGCTTCGCATCTAACCAAGTTTGCTTCCAAGGTTTATCTGGTTCACAGAAGA
This is a stretch of genomic DNA from Leptospira tipperaryensis. It encodes these proteins:
- a CDS encoding LA_2490 family SGNH/GDSL-type esterase, with amino-acid sequence MKGSFSLAGRVLAFFVIIFLGTEILLNVLQAPSLQYYRDQKVLHRYNPIYYVDLAPNKDIYIRHFAGKWEGRFRTNSLGMRGLEEPDPEKSKLACLGDSLVMGFGVGDEDTFCNQLNGIELRGGPRQSMNLAVDAYGSLGAVRRLKDMAPKLKNLKEVLFFVSANDFTIPEELRAKGMLSDDEVDEIRDKDPSFNRNFQIQFELSRASYTLQALKLALEQLKVQYAFTSFKLRTEWNSTGLSSESTPDQTPVRYMKYSFFRTSPKENCAPDSSLETLEKKNVVVVVPTPGTMSQEEYKKQFCPEAIPDYFSCQDGEPALNSLEPLPKITQRAYDEMIEYTRSQGIRLIVVLMPIQVEEIFCRNQGKYHPLENYALRAAGYFEKRGVPTLKLRRETSEMCGEVIDTPRGKKFSGIRDYFIPEDGHLTVPGNNWAKRAVVKQLKELEKNAL
- a CDS encoding SgcJ/EcaC family oxidoreductase, translating into MEIKEITTNIIRTLESAWNRANGEEFGKPFAKNSDYVDIRGDLHYSDAAVANGHQAIFDTIYKDSKIKLELLQANQIDLNTILVHAKASLDCPSGPLVGKTDSTISMILTNSDENWSIRAFHNTLKPLVR
- a CDS encoding citrate synthase/methylcitrate synthase, which encodes MNTMDLFEESKYSPGLEGIPAVKTRISKVDGIHGKLVIAGYPIEEFAEKIDFEETFFLLLEDKLPNAEQKKRIIDDLINARRFSHVQRNILESAVSENASIIECLRIGAASLSLGKPFTSSEEESYAVVATLPLIVAWVYRLKKGLNPILPNPELSLAANFLSMLGITPNPKKIKALNTYWNTVADHGLNASTFTARVIASTQSDMISAATGAIGALKGPLHGGAPGPALDMVFEIGTPTAAEEYLRHKMEKGERLMGFGHRIYKVRDPRADVLASASKELYELPELINFYSLAMYVEKTALRLLKEYKPDRTLHTNVEFYTALLLHGLDLPTDLFTPVFAIGRASGWMAHCLEQKKERILRPDAIYIGAEDKHWR
- a CDS encoding LA_2486 family SGNH/GDSL-type esterase, whose protein sequence is MKSFPYLKIVILLIVCVLLGEVLMRMFPPSGLVYRLRDKQVHCIEEREIPEILLCRNSDTILPHPAGFTFRVRVNSDAERIVSEEKIIPGSKPEVWLMGDSIAYGFGQNDEDTIAWKLQGALKEKGIQVRNLGVDSLGTGGIQRRMERTLGCEDSSLEKGCHPPKAAFWIYHPSDLQDVHREFYLRNSFSGRMLFRGSVFLSRYSALYNYSKIQSENRRLEKLRALGPEVIPETLSDYSDDHPSFKEMRKFFEACKKEKILLTVLLYPNGTHSLTPLPSTPLLDQIGRIAKEEGIPVLDTRPDFLRSYNEKKTDFYLKNDGHPNAVAAELIAKRILERIK
- the xerD gene encoding site-specific tyrosine recombinase XerD; amino-acid sequence: MTSSHNNLLQNFQEYLSVEKGLSDNSIYSYGYDLNKFKNFLEKEHIDFLEVQANDIMRFLNEEKDRKISSKTIAREVVAIRQFYKFLKDEKKLDTNPTEKIETPEVMRSIPDYLTQEEIDELFDTIREDNLYELRDKCIFELLYSSGLRISEACNLKLTDMDLEGMTLTVEGKGGRQRLVPFGEKSLDILNRYLKQSRPFILKARNCEYLFVSKKGSYINRKSVWRLLNHYIKRTTIAKKVTPHTLRHSFATHLLENHADLKSVQELLGHIDISTTQIYTHMANKTLKEVHKKFHPRG
- a CDS encoding LA_2478/LA_2722/LA_4182 family protein, with the translated sequence MNLSRLRTFLILVSIPLILWTCRKGPSISKEEVQKLSKDYFTRLCTKTAECASRYLETLPASEKTSENSAYSVDQCMEEQKDQNILPDEYEKVTDKQIAKVKICMEDLLKVPCEEMEGGGIPSCQELFQSSKDE
- a CDS encoding DUF1564 domain-containing protein, which translates into the protein MGVLLIHSGPPIQSTLQENQTNVVTLLIPESTLLLYSEKEGRNLPKRIPYLLRRYAKFLTASPRLGKNAGNTLYQNACGLKKMKRRNVRIGTGSWALLGALAQAHGVSRCFLFNYLLWLDRAEVGDSIVRTMNEGGPTFHENYSYILHLDLLKNKISRILKCVPEDYFYVLDYRDWFPS
- a CDS encoding ATP-binding protein, which produces MDSGKKKEYENLFRMQIPSHPRYLSIIRSLVYNLAFENGFTASDSADLKLAVGECLLNVIKHSYGGKKNLPIFLEINLYDNRMEIRIRDFGSQKNLSEIRGYEPNDYREEGIGLYLVKKLTDHFYLDQSLPEGNRLILTKLK
- a CDS encoding MBOAT family O-acyltransferase, with product MLFNSVQYLIFAPVVILVYFWLPARFQRFWLLVASLYFYAIFKIPFILLLIYSIVLTYFAVKGMESTTSKFWKLTYLNVAVWGNLLLLYMFKYMDFSLHAWNVFTNSAPCDPMYVSLTGAMLPMGISFFTLQAISYAVDVYRGTVPQARSLFQFALFLSFFPQLVAGPIIRAQDMLHQFLENYTYRKENLLPGVRQLAWGLFKKTFVADPISLTVDPVFTNPGAYDSLSLLITSFLFSFQIYCDFSGYSDVAIGTGRIMGYRIPENFTRPFLSQTVTEFWRRWHISFSSWLRDYIYISLGGNRVSVLRAYFNVFITTFVSGLWHGADWNFIIWGACHASVMVFERFIFSFSILKRGWDKIPEWIKYAYPFFIFSFSMFFFRAKPSPEYGYETSLDLAFAIVKRSFSFESGQSLRIPVAVLLAVLVLFGSDYLQEKRQAWMEKIQDEPWVVYPLSGMMVLVGFILYSVTVSQPFLYFQF
- the trxB gene encoding thioredoxin-disulfide reductase, which gives rise to MAHKIVIIGSGPAGHTAAIYAARANLNPVMYEGFMAGGIAAGGQLTTTTEVENFPGFPEGIDGTKLTELFREQSVKYGTKIFTQTITKVDFSSRPFKLWSDDELIEAEAVIIATGATAKRMHVNGEDTYWQRGISACAVCDGALPIYRNKELVVVGGGDSAVEEASHLTKFASKVYLVHRRDSLRASKIMQKRATTHPKIEILWNSQVEEAKGDGKNLTSLTLQDTVNGQKKELAVGGLFYAIGHKPNTDIFEGILDLDESGYIKTVPGTTKTSIEGVFAAGDVQDKVYRQAVSAAGSGCMAALDAERWLESREE